In the genome of Parus major isolate Abel chromosome 2, Parus_major1.1, whole genome shotgun sequence, one region contains:
- the KLHL38 gene encoding kelch-like protein 38 isoform X1, with product MEEGSTEEFLFKDQDFSSELLRQLNALRQSRMLTDVTLCSGGFEIPCHRNVLASSSPYFKAMFCNNFRESHQPKVILKGIDADILDQIILYVYTGEIIISTENVLCLLETASMLQYTKLFEACSTFLQDKLTPDNCLSMIRLAKALNCQSLNKKAKAMALKCFPMVASSEDLKDLCPTELLDYLGDDELCGEEEQVFEALMVWIRHDLQARQGYIQELFKKVRLQYVHPTFLFHFIANDSLIQSSPTCRSILESARRHMFSLYSSNTPDIKPMMHVPRRYSNQEFLIIIGGRKDSQQTTRDVLLYDDKTNQWLSLAKLPMRLYKASAVSLHSNIFVLGGMPISNKKSLVSGNIYIYSLKLNQWRLIEHMLVPRYSHRSLAYKNYILSFGGIGENQEILNSVERYDSVYNTCESMASMPVAVLHPAVAAKDQRVYLFGGEDIMQNPVRLIQVYHVSRNMWFRMETRVVKNVCAPAVVIGDQIIIVGGYTRRIIAYDTKGNKFVKCADMKERRMHHGATVIKNKLYVTGGRCLTSDNVIKDLDSLDCYDLETDTWTQKGKLPHKLFDHGCLTLQCVPYSNLL from the exons ATGGAAGAGGGATCCACTGAAGAGTTTCTCTTCAAAGACCAGGACTTCTCCTCTGAACTGCTGAGGCAGCTGAATGCTCTGCGGCAGAGCAGGATGCTGACTGATGTTAccctctgctctgggggctTTGAAATCCCCTGCCACCGAAATGTGCTGGCTTCCAGCAGTCCATACTTCAAGGCAATGTTCTGTAACAACTTCAGGGAGAGTCACCAGCCTAAAGTCATTCTGAAGGGCATTGATGCTGATATTTTGGATCAGATTATCCTTTATGTTTACACTGGGGAGATTATCATATCCACTGAGAATGTCTTGTGCCTCTTGGAGACTGCGTCCATGCTGCAGTACACTAAGCTGTTTGAGGCCTGCTCTACCTTCCTCCAAGACAAGCTAACTCCTGACAACTGTCTGAGCATGATCAGACTGGCAAAAGCCTTGAACTGCCAAAGCCTGAATAAGAAAGCCAAGGCTatggctttaaaatgttttcctatgGTGGCCTCTTCTGAGGACCTGAAGGACCTCTGTCCCACGGAGCTCCTCGATTACCTTGGGGATGATGAActctgtggggaggaggagcaggtcTTTGAGGCATTGATGGTCTGGATCCGGCATGACCTCCAGGCACGACAAGGCTACATCCAAGAGTTGTTCAAGAAGGTCCGACTTCAGTACGTCCATCCaactttcctcttccatttcatTGCCAATGACTCACTCATTCAGTCCTCACCCACTTGCAGGAGCATCCTGGAGTCAGCCCGGAGACACATGTTTTCCTTGTACAGCAGCAACACTCCTGACATCAAACCCATGATGCATGTTCCTCGCAGGTACTCCAACCAAGAGTTCCTCATCATCATTGGTGGCAGGAAGGACAGCCAGCAGACAACGAGGGATGTCCTGCTATATGATGACAAGACGAACCAGTGGCTGAGCCTGGCCAAACTTCCCATGCGCCTGTACAAAGCCTCTGCAGTGAGTTTacacagcaatatttttgtgCTTGGAGGGATGCCTATTAGCAATAAGAAAAGTCTGGTCAGTggtaatatttacatttattccCTCAAACTCAATCAGTGGAGGTTGATTGAGCACATGCTAGTTCCACGTTATTCCCACAGAAGCCTGgcatataaaaattatattttatcatTCGGTGGAATTGGTGAAAACCAGGAAATCCTGAATTCTGTGGAAAGATACGATAGTGTCTACAACACCTGTGAGAGCATGGCAAGCATGCCTGTTGCCGTCCTTCACCCTGCTGTTGCTGCCAAAGATCAGAGGGTTTACCTCTTTGGGGGAGAAGATATAATGCAAAACCCTGTTCGGCTTATCCAG gTTTACCATGTCTCCAGGAATATGTGGTTTCGTATGGAGACCAGAGTAGTGAAGAATGTCTGTGCACCAGCTGTCGTGATTGGAGACCAGATTATCATCGTAGGTG GGTACACCCGGAGAATAATTGCTTATGATACAAAAGGCAACAAGTTTGTAAAATGTGCAGACATGAAGGAGAGACGAATGCATCATGGGGCCACTGTCATCAAGAACAAGCTGTATGTCACAGGAGGACGATGTCTCACCTCAGACAATGTCATCAAGGACCTGGATTCCTTGGACTGCTATGATCTGGAGACTGACACATGGacacaaaagggaaaactgCCGCACAAACTCTTTGACCATGGGTGCCTTACACTCCAGTGCGTCCCCTATTCTAACCTTCTTTAA
- the KLHL38 gene encoding kelch-like protein 38 isoform X2 — protein sequence MEEGSTEEFLFKDQDFSSELLRQLNALRQSRMLTDVTLCSGGFEIPCHRNVLASSSPYFKAMFCNNFRESHQPKVILKGIDADILDQIILYVYTGEIIISTENVLCLLETASMLQYTKLFEACSTFLQDKLTPDNCLSMIRLAKALNCQSLNKKAKAMALKCFPMVASSEDLKDLCPTELLDYLGDDELCGEEEQVFEALMVWIRHDLQARQGYIQELFKKVRLQYVHPTFLFHFIANDSLIQSSPTCRSILESARRHMFSLYSSNTPDIKPMMHVPRRYSNQEFLIIIGGRKDSQQTTRDVLLYDDKTNQWLSLAKLPMRLYKASAVYHVSRNMWFRMETRVVKNVCAPAVVIGDQIIIVGGYTRRIIAYDTKGNKFVKCADMKERRMHHGATVIKNKLYVTGGRCLTSDNVIKDLDSLDCYDLETDTWTQKGKLPHKLFDHGCLTLQCVPYSNLL from the exons ATGGAAGAGGGATCCACTGAAGAGTTTCTCTTCAAAGACCAGGACTTCTCCTCTGAACTGCTGAGGCAGCTGAATGCTCTGCGGCAGAGCAGGATGCTGACTGATGTTAccctctgctctgggggctTTGAAATCCCCTGCCACCGAAATGTGCTGGCTTCCAGCAGTCCATACTTCAAGGCAATGTTCTGTAACAACTTCAGGGAGAGTCACCAGCCTAAAGTCATTCTGAAGGGCATTGATGCTGATATTTTGGATCAGATTATCCTTTATGTTTACACTGGGGAGATTATCATATCCACTGAGAATGTCTTGTGCCTCTTGGAGACTGCGTCCATGCTGCAGTACACTAAGCTGTTTGAGGCCTGCTCTACCTTCCTCCAAGACAAGCTAACTCCTGACAACTGTCTGAGCATGATCAGACTGGCAAAAGCCTTGAACTGCCAAAGCCTGAATAAGAAAGCCAAGGCTatggctttaaaatgttttcctatgGTGGCCTCTTCTGAGGACCTGAAGGACCTCTGTCCCACGGAGCTCCTCGATTACCTTGGGGATGATGAActctgtggggaggaggagcaggtcTTTGAGGCATTGATGGTCTGGATCCGGCATGACCTCCAGGCACGACAAGGCTACATCCAAGAGTTGTTCAAGAAGGTCCGACTTCAGTACGTCCATCCaactttcctcttccatttcatTGCCAATGACTCACTCATTCAGTCCTCACCCACTTGCAGGAGCATCCTGGAGTCAGCCCGGAGACACATGTTTTCCTTGTACAGCAGCAACACTCCTGACATCAAACCCATGATGCATGTTCCTCGCAGGTACTCCAACCAAGAGTTCCTCATCATCATTGGTGGCAGGAAGGACAGCCAGCAGACAACGAGGGATGTCCTGCTATATGATGACAAGACGAACCAGTGGCTGAGCCTGGCCAAACTTCCCATGCGCCTGTACAAAGCCTCTGCA gTTTACCATGTCTCCAGGAATATGTGGTTTCGTATGGAGACCAGAGTAGTGAAGAATGTCTGTGCACCAGCTGTCGTGATTGGAGACCAGATTATCATCGTAGGTG GGTACACCCGGAGAATAATTGCTTATGATACAAAAGGCAACAAGTTTGTAAAATGTGCAGACATGAAGGAGAGACGAATGCATCATGGGGCCACTGTCATCAAGAACAAGCTGTATGTCACAGGAGGACGATGTCTCACCTCAGACAATGTCATCAAGGACCTGGATTCCTTGGACTGCTATGATCTGGAGACTGACACATGGacacaaaagggaaaactgCCGCACAAACTCTTTGACCATGGGTGCCTTACACTCCAGTGCGTCCCCTATTCTAACCTTCTTTAA